The following proteins are encoded in a genomic region of Gemmatimonadaceae bacterium:
- a CDS encoding M14 metallopeptidase family protein — translation MEPRDLRRTPVAFALALAVASLAAPAVAHAQRPVIPTPQSVFGFPVGADFHLIDYDASIAYFKRLAAVSDRIKLVDVGVTANGHPWTLAIISSPENLAKLDHYRDIAQRLAHPEGLAAVDAHLLAREGRAFVDISGGLHASEVAGAQHTIQLAYDLLAHADDPEMKEILDNDVLLLWPSINPDGQNIVVHWYEENVGTPYEVAPLHELYEKYVGHDDNRDAYMLNVVESRVIARTWREWEPDIIYVHHQSSPVPTRIWLPPFAEPIAPEVPALMSREVNTIGMTIAQELESHGMPGATHMGTGFDAWYPGYIDYMPMLMNIDAFWTETALYQYATPHFYTIRDFPPEYRDLRPRSLYPSPWKGGWWRLRDAVDYMETASLAVLDYAAKYREEILYNRYVAGTKTIARYRKNPPFAYIVPRAQHDPVAAADMLKRFAFNGVRIEALSRPAAYDGVTYPAGTWVIPMDQEFAQFVKQLMEPQDYPDLREFPGGPPEQPYDAAGWTLPYQMGVRVVEAAEPLSEEFAGALAPVAGKPVDWRTAPGAPLETNAEAAGIEPLPGGLSGAGAVAALDPAQNNVFRFLNRALAAGGAVAFQPGGPGASGRYLVSGLSPDKLDALATALAVRGERVANAAGAMAVRPRIAVYKPWTASMDEGWTQWLLDQYEFKYSVLTNADIQAGDLNARFDVILIASDSPRSIMDGYAHGTVPPRYEGGLGAVGVGALDDFVIAGGTLVTLNASAQFAIDQLHLPVRNVVGDLQRKDFFASGSILRVTADPAHPVMAGMPAQADVFFDDSPVFTTLTGFAGSALATYQTAGSPLRSGYLLGEKYLQGYAAALDVQHGKGHVVLVGFRPQWRGQPVGTYRVVLNAALFGGRVSAGAKGTPGFWTAPAIAPCDSGRCTPPRARAPRGGP, via the coding sequence ATGGAGCCGCGTGATCTTCGTCGTACGCCCGTCGCGTTTGCCCTGGCGCTCGCCGTCGCGTCCCTGGCCGCGCCGGCCGTGGCCCACGCCCAGCGGCCGGTCATTCCCACGCCGCAATCGGTGTTCGGATTTCCGGTGGGGGCCGACTTCCACCTCATCGACTACGACGCGTCCATCGCCTACTTCAAGCGGTTGGCCGCGGTGAGCGATCGCATCAAGCTGGTGGACGTCGGGGTGACGGCCAACGGACACCCGTGGACGCTGGCCATCATCTCGTCGCCCGAGAACCTGGCCAAGCTCGATCACTACCGAGACATCGCGCAGCGGCTGGCGCATCCCGAGGGGTTGGCCGCCGTCGACGCGCATCTGCTGGCGCGGGAGGGGCGCGCGTTCGTGGACATCAGCGGCGGCCTTCACGCCAGCGAAGTGGCCGGCGCGCAGCACACCATCCAGCTGGCGTATGACCTGCTGGCGCACGCCGACGATCCTGAGATGAAGGAGATTCTGGACAACGACGTGCTGCTGCTCTGGCCGTCGATCAATCCCGACGGACAGAACATCGTGGTGCACTGGTACGAGGAAAACGTCGGTACGCCGTACGAGGTGGCCCCGCTGCACGAGTTGTACGAGAAATACGTGGGTCACGACGACAACCGCGACGCCTACATGCTCAACGTGGTCGAATCGCGCGTCATCGCGCGCACCTGGCGGGAGTGGGAGCCCGACATCATCTACGTGCACCACCAGTCGTCGCCGGTGCCCACGCGCATCTGGCTGCCGCCGTTCGCCGAGCCGATCGCGCCGGAGGTGCCGGCGCTCATGTCGCGCGAGGTGAACACCATCGGCATGACGATCGCGCAGGAGCTCGAGTCGCACGGCATGCCGGGCGCCACGCACATGGGCACCGGGTTCGACGCCTGGTATCCCGGCTACATCGACTATATGCCGATGCTCATGAACATCGACGCCTTCTGGACCGAGACCGCGCTGTACCAGTACGCGACGCCCCACTTCTACACGATCCGCGATTTCCCGCCCGAATACCGCGACCTGCGACCGCGTTCCCTGTATCCCAGCCCGTGGAAGGGTGGATGGTGGCGGCTGCGCGACGCGGTGGACTACATGGAGACGGCGTCGCTCGCCGTGCTGGACTATGCCGCCAAGTACCGCGAGGAGATTCTCTACAACCGATACGTGGCGGGCACCAAGACGATCGCGCGCTACCGGAAGAACCCGCCCTTCGCCTACATCGTCCCCCGCGCGCAGCACGATCCCGTGGCGGCGGCCGACATGCTCAAGCGGTTCGCGTTCAATGGCGTGCGCATCGAGGCGCTGTCGCGCCCCGCGGCGTACGACGGCGTGACGTATCCCGCCGGCACGTGGGTGATTCCCATGGACCAGGAGTTCGCGCAGTTCGTGAAGCAACTCATGGAGCCGCAGGACTATCCGGACCTGCGCGAATTTCCGGGCGGGCCTCCGGAGCAGCCGTACGACGCCGCGGGCTGGACACTGCCCTATCAGATGGGCGTGCGCGTGGTGGAAGCGGCCGAACCGCTGTCCGAAGAGTTCGCCGGCGCGCTGGCACCCGTGGCGGGTAAGCCCGTGGACTGGCGCACCGCCCCCGGCGCCCCGTTGGAGACCAACGCCGAAGCGGCGGGCATCGAGCCGCTGCCGGGCGGCCTCTCGGGCGCGGGCGCGGTGGCGGCGCTCGACCCGGCGCAGAACAATGTGTTCCGCTTCCTCAACCGCGCGCTCGCGGCCGGGGGCGCGGTGGCGTTCCAGCCGGGCGGGCCTGGCGCGAGCGGACGGTATCTGGTGTCGGGGCTTTCCCCCGACAAACTGGATGCGCTGGCCACGGCGCTCGCCGTGCGCGGGGAGCGGGTGGCGAACGCGGCGGGCGCGATGGCCGTGCGTCCCCGCATCGCGGTGTACAAGCCGTGGACGGCCAGCATGGACGAGGGGTGGACGCAGTGGCTGCTCGACCAATATGAGTTCAAGTATAGCGTGCTCACCAATGCCGACATCCAGGCGGGCGACCTCAACGCGCGGTTCGACGTGATCCTCATCGCCTCCGATTCTCCGCGTTCGATCATGGACGGCTACGCGCACGGCACCGTGCCCCCGCGGTACGAGGGCGGCCTCGGCGCCGTGGGGGTCGGAGCGCTCGACGACTTCGTGATTGCGGGCGGCACGCTGGTCACCCTCAACGCGAGCGCCCAGTTCGCCATCGACCAGTTGCACCTGCCGGTGCGCAACGTGGTCGGCGATCTCCAGCGGAAGGACTTCTTCGCCAGCGGATCGATTCTGCGGGTGACGGCCGATCCGGCGCACCCCGTCATGGCCGGCATGCCGGCGCAGGCCGACGTGTTCTTCGACGACAGCCCGGTGTTCACCACGCTCACTGGGTTCGCCGGCTCGGCGCTGGCCACCTACCAGACCGCGGGCTCCCCGCTGCGGTCGGGCTACCTGCTGGGCGAGAAATACCTCCAGGGATACGCGGCGGCGCTGGACGTGCAGCACGGCAAAGGGCACGTGGTGCTGGTGGGATTCCGGCCGCAGTGGCGCGGGCAGCCGGTGGGCACCTACCGCGTGGTGCTCAATGCGGCGCTGTTCGGCGGCCGCGTGTCGGCGGGAGCCAAAGGCACGCCCGGATTCTGGACGGCGCCGGCTATCGCCCCGTGTGATAGTGGGCGATGCACTCCGCCTCGCGCCCGCGCACCACGCGGCGGCCCTTGA
- a CDS encoding helix-hairpin-helix domain-containing protein gives MTTTLAPPALSNDEIARRFDDVAALLEAQQAGQYRVQAWRAGAERLRHTDRPAADILADEGLDGLEALPDIGPALARAIQELVQSGTLAMLRRLHGDSDPVALLASVPGVGPTLARRVHDELDIDTLEGLEAAAHDGRLAGVPGFGAKRVAGIRDALATRLRRRGRLPDEMPAPLSVSELLNVDREYREKARRNELPLIAPRRFNPRNERWLPVLHTTRGGRHYTALFSNTALAHRLERTHDWLVLYYDGHDGEHQCTVVTATRGALKGRRVVRGREAECIAHYHTGR, from the coding sequence ATGACGACCACGCTTGCGCCGCCCGCTCTATCCAACGACGAGATCGCCCGCCGGTTCGACGACGTCGCGGCGTTGCTCGAAGCGCAGCAGGCTGGCCAGTACCGGGTGCAGGCCTGGCGCGCCGGCGCCGAGCGCCTGCGCCACACCGACCGCCCCGCCGCCGACATCCTCGCCGACGAGGGGTTGGATGGGCTGGAGGCGCTGCCGGACATCGGCCCGGCGCTCGCCCGCGCCATACAAGAACTCGTACAGTCGGGCACGCTGGCCATGCTCCGGCGGTTGCACGGCGACAGCGACCCGGTGGCCCTGCTCGCCTCCGTGCCGGGCGTGGGCCCCACGCTGGCCCGTCGCGTGCACGACGAACTGGACATCGACACGCTCGAGGGGCTCGAAGCGGCCGCGCACGACGGGCGCCTGGCGGGAGTGCCGGGGTTCGGCGCCAAACGCGTGGCCGGCATCCGCGATGCGCTCGCCACGCGGCTCCGCCGGCGCGGGCGCCTGCCCGACGAGATGCCCGCGCCGCTGTCGGTGAGCGAACTGCTCAACGTGGATCGCGAATACCGCGAGAAGGCACGGCGAAACGAGCTGCCGCTCATCGCGCCCCGTCGCTTCAATCCGCGAAACGAGCGCTGGCTGCCCGTGCTCCATACCACCCGCGGCGGACGCCACTACACGGCGCTGTTCTCGAACACCGCGCTGGCGCACAGGTTGGAACGCACCCACGATTGGCTGGTGCTGTACTACGACGGGCACGACGGCGAACACCAGTGCACCGTCGTCACCGCCACGCGCGGAGCCCTCAAGGGCCGCCGCGTGGTGCGCGGGCGCGAGGCGGAGTGCATCGCCCACTATCACACGGGGCGATAG